In Balaenoptera acutorostrata chromosome 3, mBalAcu1.1, whole genome shotgun sequence, the genomic stretch GTTCCTAATTAGCCAGGAGGGCCCCAGTCTGTATATTAATATTTGGGAGTCAATGAATTAGGTGATGCTGAACTACTGAATGGTTCTGAACTAAAGCAAgcataattaaattaattttttagaaagTGAAATCTGATAATCCTATAGagctgtgcttctcaaactggaCTGAGCCTAGGAATCCCCTGGGGATCTGGTGAACATGTAGCTGCTGagccagcaggtctggggtggggcctgagatgcAGCATTTCTAAACAGCTCCCAGGTGAGACCGgtgctgctggtccaaggaccacactcTGAGGACAAGGGTGTAGAAGAACTTGTGTCCTATATTCTGCTTGTTAGcaattctttcttgttttcacAGTGTAATTTTGGAGCTTTTCCACCCTGCTCTTTTCTCTTGGCACTAAATAATGGAATCCCCGTGCCTTCCCTTGAGAATGTGGCTAGTGAAAAGGAATCACAGAAAGGTAAGAACAAGGCTATGCCCTCTTTTTTGCATGCAGCTGCGTGTTGTGGCATAAAAACCTGTTCAAAGAATCTGATCTGATAAAGTGTTAAAATGCGAACATTCCCAAGACTCTGAAACTTGTTCTCCAACCCAGTCTGGAAATGTGTGTGAAAATTTCTAACCGTACCATCACGTTCTGTGTTTAGTTATAAAATTGTCCTTTGAAGCATTAACTTGTTCAGAGGAGTCGGTCAAGACACCTAAACTCTAGAACTCACGGCTTTGTCCTGTGAAAGTAAACTTAACCTCTTTTTAGAAATCTGTAATTGTACTTGATAATTTATTATCCTGGTAGCAATAATATTTAAATGGATGGTTCTATACTCCTAAGAGTTATAAATGTTTGTATGGCTTCTTGGCAAGCCTGACAAGGATGGGAGCATATGCCCTTGGTGCCCTGGCCCACCTGTGTCCCTAAAGGCTGCAGAATCATTTTCCAGCCCACGACAGCCTTCCACTTTCTGCCtgcttctcctctcttctctgccccagggctttctccagcacCAAAACTGCTTGCTCCACAACCAGCTGGCAAAACCAGGAGGTGCAGGGGAGTTAATGCCCCCAAGGTTACTAGAGCCTTGGGGATGGGAGCTAATGGGCAAataccctcctccctcctgggggATGATTCTGAGGCTTGCTTCCATGCTTCCAGCTTCCAAGAGGCTCTCTGACTGGACTAGCCCCCAGAGCCCGTGGCAGTATCCTGCTCACTGATACCGACATTGGCTTTCCTCCTTTCCCTGTCTCactttctccacttcctcactgtgcttcctgggatcacttcTCAAAAAAACTCCCTCTGCCCAGGTCCTTATATCAGGCTCTGCTTTTGGGGAAcccacaacaaacaaaaaaggatcCCTGGTACTTCCTTCCTATCCCTCGATGCACGAAACTAGAATAAAACTCATTTCAGTCTTGGATTCCTTATTCAAACAAAGAGTTTGAGAACCCTTGTCTCATGAATTAACTTCAGGAAATGGGAAACTGACTATTTTATCCCAGCCTCTTCCATTGGGCAGGTGTTGGGAGCTGGGCCAGCAACTTACACTCTGGTCCTGATCGTCACTCTTCATGTGCTGGGCAATGAAGCTGACACCCTCTAAAGCCTCCTGCACATCCTGCTTGAACCTCCCAGAAGACCTCAGCCGGAAATCCCTGGGGATACCCGCTGAGTCAGAGCCAGCTGGAGACTTGGGAGCTGCAGAGGCAGGGTTCACAAAGTACATGGAGTTCCCGTAGAGGTTGGAGGAGCTGGCGGGGCCCATGGCCAAGGCAGTGGTGGTGGCCTTGGACTTGGTCAGGTGAgcctggctgggctggggggcCCTGGAGGGGCTGCTGTCAGGGCGCTTCATGAAAAGGAAAGTGGGCAGCTTGTGTAGGAAGCAGCGCTTGACCCAGGGCGCCATGGTGTGCGTGCTGGGTGAGCGGTGGTGCACGTTGAGCACACAGACACTGGTGACGATGGAGAAGGTAACCAGCACCATGGTGAACATGAGGTATTTGCCGATGAGCGGCACGTCGAGGGAGGTGGGCGGCACGATCTTGGAGATGAGCAGCAGGAAGACGGTGAGCGCCAGAAGCACAGAGATGCACAGCGTCATCTTCTCGCCACAGTCGGAGGGCAGGTAGAAGACGAGGATGGCCAGGGAGGTGATGAGCACGCAGGGGATGATGAGGTTGATGGTGTAGAAGAGCGGCTTGCGCTTGATGATGAAGTCGTAAGTCACGTCCACGTAGCTGGGGTCCTGCGGGTTCACCGTCCTTCGCCCAGGGAGGGCAACTATGTCCCATTCACCACTGGGGGTGAAGTCATCCATGCTGGCCGTGGGCGACTTGAGGACCATGTCGATCTCCGTGTGGTCGTAGGTCCAAGAACGGAACTTGAGGGTGCAGTTCTGCTGGTCAAAGGGGAAGTGCTTCACCTCGATCTTGCAGGCACTCTTGTAGATGGCAGGGGGCAGCCACATGATGCTGCCATTGGAGCGGACCACCACATTGGTATAGAGAGACACCTCGTAGGTACCGTcggcactgggggtgggggcagggcatgGAGGAGAATATCATGAAATCCGTAGATGACGCCTGGCTGTTCTTAGAACTTGCCAAAGAGCCCTGCAGGATTATTTCTCACTAATCACTCTTCCAAACCCCCATGCCCTCACTGGAAAGGCCTGCTTTACTTGGCAACTGCCTGGCGGCGAGAGCCCTGCCATGAAACAGCTTGAAGGCTTTACATAGATTagctcatttaagcctcacaacagtccaatgaagtagatattatcatccccattttacagatgggaaaaacaaggctcagagaagttgtcCTCTTCAAGGTCAGAAAACTAGTAAGCAGTACAGCTAAGATTTGAAGTCAGGTCTTTCTGTCCTTAGACCACCTACTCCTAATcatttcttgcttctgctggtaCAACTACGACCTGGGAAGTCTCTTTATCCCCGTCCACCTACCTGAGATATTTATGCATATCAAGTCAGTGCTACCAACACCCAACACTGACAAAGCAACCGAAGGTCAGaaagaggacagtatggaggacagaaagagcactggacttggGGTCAGGATGGTGGCCCTGGTCCCAGCTGTGCCTGAGTGAGTCACAAGGCCCTCCCCATCTCTGGCCTCCAATTCCCCATCTGTAACTGAGGGTGCTGGCTCTGCTCATCTCTAATTCCTCTTGCAGCCTGACAGCTTGGAAGTCTGGGTGAAGCACAGGACTGGAGGCCTGGCCCTCACCACCTTGGCCAACCCTGCCACTTAACTTGTTGTAAAGCACGATGTCAGGCAGCCAGATGCGCTTTGCGGGAATCCTCAGGATGTTCACACCCTCATAGCGGGAGCTGTTCCAGGCCAGGCGGTAGTCTGTCCATTCCTGAGCAGACAGGCAAGGCCCCGTCACTTGTAGGTCCCTCGCCGCCAAGGGGCAGCCCTGGAGAAAACGCCTTCTTGGGCTGGGGACCCTGCAGGGCACTTACCTGTTTCAGCCAGACGTTGGTGGTCATGATCTGTTCTCGCTCATTCTGGGGAGGGAAA encodes the following:
- the CHRNB4 gene encoding neuronal acetylcholine receptor subunit beta-4, which gives rise to MRSALPLLLFSLVALCGRGDCRVANAEEKLMDDLLNKTRYNNLIRPATSSSELISIQLQLSLAQLISVNEREQIMTTNVWLKQEWTDYRLAWNSSRYEGVNILRIPAKRIWLPDIVLYNNADGTYEVSLYTNVVVRSNGSIMWLPPAIYKSACKIEVKHFPFDQQNCTLKFRSWTYDHTEIDMVLKSPTASMDDFTPSGEWDIVALPGRRTVNPQDPSYVDVTYDFIIKRKPLFYTINLIIPCVLITSLAILVFYLPSDCGEKMTLCISVLLALTVFLLLISKIVPPTSLDVPLIGKYLMFTMVLVTFSIVTSVCVLNVHHRSPSTHTMAPWVKRCFLHKLPTFLFMKRPDSSPSRAPQPSQAHLTKSKATTTALAMGPASSSNLYGNSMYFVNPASAAPKSPAGSDSAGIPRDFRLRSSGRFKQDVQEALEGVSFIAQHMKSDDQDQSVTEDWKYVAMVVDRLFLWVFVVVCVLGTVGLFLPPLFQTHTPSEGP